A single window of Onychostoma macrolepis isolate SWU-2019 chromosome 16, ASM1243209v1, whole genome shotgun sequence DNA harbors:
- the arhgef5 gene encoding zinc finger CCCH domain-containing protein 13 isoform X2, whose product MDKTQEKEMEPDTCDGIRDGERFPATRRRDGEIDWRERERRRNGDRRANGSSSVSEQAEYGDRDNERRKGDTFPRMTKPNRVRDRRIPLTDYERERHMGRPKDILYENEREKQRRRYRDMDMQSEREIARYREDLRKNEMRRPVKEEPDRPRERDKEFHSGMRDRRRESYPGVSDLSGTKEKDRDRERHRQRDREGRYYPRLMERETESFSDRERRTDKQREGERSKKRDTKSEGDSDGDRGKERKREDDATRRNKLYKSEGDSDAERRTDRVRERERRRERETERWRDKAIRERDYRETSYHDPKGENSERLRETDKPRDRMGDSKDKRMDRDAYLYTAERGRYRDGERIRERDRYSERAIEERERRRKEYKETGRSKMENSGELISGSDIENEKRRTMKENLEDRDRENTSEIDKERLKERTEEEREVRSTPREEEKSAAEEGVTKKPKSRIRKMWLEPRSERKESCLKEDTERDRARERYIQRYKESMTTGNEEEPERRKPSKSKSLEDKYRELERAGEFKRDVDVEREEKRMEGDMAYDKAAMESERQMERENVADNLEENDREELRRSNRCDDLENEEGSEGESDAEKNRMMSADDGFVTVSSGGDDAEEEDFEDCKEFWEGRVPEAVSGHPGTTEDRENAANEAPKGLLRVFCVIGQTHPTSQINENSYVHPSVEEAANQNSGHNMDNQGELSINEAFEKVEHCEQDIERAMDDLSLSPNEGKGEGAGSNDQTTEGVTSLEGQMIPPSEQSEQDTQLFLPEPSETSGPSKDNGHGGTETHSEDPIQRGAKESTRDSVEHSGSDDTWSTTEERKRCSTAPHLRWAKNVVREILGPKSVDTENTRDNEEDKLSLTWSEMDLRKLGRTKKRNSKFFNSQLYQEYSEVVQNREILLSHSDSLSISSSSSPNHSPKLSHRPLPPLPPVLLHPHTLTQTNSIKSLNVPQQSINRPASPRLSISAFSPTLWQDLPGVRSSPELEELTEDERRLQEVRFEVVTSEASYCRSLDIVVENFVMSSQLNVILSSQDKNWLFSRLNDVRAVSHSFLSQLEEAVEKDITRFTVCDIIIKHCPRFKNVYVPYLTNQSYQDKTYQRLMDESHEFRRIVEKLERNPVCQRLPLRSFLILPFQRITRLKLLVQNIVKRTAPKTKDETQAIKVMKLLEKMIQDSNESISQMKNIESLVTLNAKVDFECRTLPLISQSRRLVREGPVTELKDFSLKDREEERNVYMHLFNDYLLVSLRKEGGRFTVIDHAPVSDLRVENCRFKLHSLQKNLFRLHMRQKALLLRTDTQANKLRWISALSRPYPEIDFGAVQDFSQMQCIRAFVAQQPDELSLEKADVLLVHQQSSDGWVEGTRLSDRQRGWAPESHLETIVSDKTRKRNLLDTMKIHIATVAM is encoded by the exons ATGGacaaaacacaagaaaaagAAATGGAGCCAGACACGTGTGATGGGATTAGGGATGGGGAGAGATTTCCTGCAACCCGAAGAAGAGATGGAGAGATTGactggagagaaagagagaggcgGAGAAATGGAGATCGACGTGCTAATGGAAGCTCATCGGTGTCAGAGCAGGCTGAGTATGGAGATCGAGACAATGAGAGGAGAAAAGGGGACACTTTTCCAAGGatgacaaaaccaaacagagTGAGAGACAGAAGGATACCACTTACAGACTATGAAAGAGAGCGTCACATGGGAAGACCGAAGGACATACTGTATGAAAATGAAAGAGAAAAGCAAAGGAGGAGATACAGAGACATGGACATGCAGAGTGAAAGAGAAATTGCAAGATACAGGGAAGATCTGAGGAAAAATGAAATGAGAAGGCCCGTAAAGGAGGAGCCAGATAGACCGAGGGAACGAGACAAGGAGTTTCACTCAGGAATGAGAGATAGAAGGAGAGAAAGTTATCCAGGGGTCAGTGACCTTTCAGGCACGAAGGAAAAAGACAGAGACCGAGAAAGACATCGACAAAGAGACAGAGAGGGCAGATATTATCCTCGGCTCatggaaagagagacagagagcttTTCAGACAGGGAAAGGAGGACTGATaaacagagagagggagagagatctAAGAAAAGAGATACAAAAAGCGAGGGAGACAGTGATGGAGACAGGGGtaaggaaagaaagagagaagatGATGCTACACGTAGAAACAAACTCTACAAGAGTGAAGGAGACAGTGATGCAGAGCGAAGGACAGACAGagttagagagagagagcgacgtagagagagagaaactgaaAGATGGCGAGACAAGGCAATAAGAGAAAGAGATTACCGAGAGACAAGTTATCATGATCCAAAAGGAGAAAATTCAGAACGACTCAGAGAGACAGATAAACCAAGAGATAGAATGGGAGACTCCAAAGACAAAAGAATGGACAGAGATGCTTACTTATACACAGCTGAAAGAGGAAGGTATAGAGATGGAGAAAGGATAAGAGAGAGGGATAGATATTCTGAAAGAGCGATTGAAGAGAGGGAGAGGCGGAGGAAAGAGTACAAAGAGACAGGGAGAAGTAAGATGGAGAATAGTGGAGAGCTGATTTCAGGAAGTGATATTGAGAATGAAAAAAGGAGGACAATGAAAGAGAACCTTGAggacagagacagagaaaacACATCTGAGATTGATAAAGAGAGACTGAAGGAAAGAACAGAGGAAGAGCGGGAAGTAAGGAGCACACCAAGGGAAGAAGAGAAGAGTGCTGCTGAGGAAGGAGTTACAAAGAAACCTAAGAGCAGGATAAGGAAAATGTGGCTGGAACCTCGAAGTGAGAGAAAAGAATCTTGTTTAAAAGaggacacagagagagacagagcaagagagaggTACATCCAAAGATACAAAGAAAGCATGACAACAGGAAATGAAGAAGAGCCTGAGAGAAGGAAACCAAGCAAGAGCAAAAGTCTTGAGGACAAGTATAGAGAACTTGAAAGGGCTGGGGAGTTCAAGAGGGATGTGGACGTAGAAAGGGAGGAGAAGCGGATGGAAGGGGACATGGCTTATGATAAAGCAGCCATGGAATCAGAGAGGCAGATGGAAAGAGAGAATGTCGCCGATAACTTGGAAGAGAATGACAGAGAGGAACTGAGAAGGAGTAATAGATGTGACGACTTGGAGAATGAGGAAGGAAGTGAGGGAGAATCGGACGCAGAGAAGAACAGAATGATGTCAGCAGATGATGGATTTGTAACGGTCTCCAGTGGAGGGGATGATGCGGAGGAAGAGGATTTTGAAGACTGCAAAGAATTCTGGGAAGGTCGAGTTCCCGAAGCTGTATCTGGACACCCAGGAACTACAGAGGACAGAGAAAATGCAGCAAATGAAGCTCCTAAAGGACTCCTAAGAGTCTTTTGTGTAATTGGTCAGACCCATCCCACGTCACAAATCAACGAGAATTCATATGTACACCCTTCTGTTGAAGAAGCAGCCAATCAAAATTCAGGTCATAACATGGACAATCAAGGTGAACTGAGCATAAATGAAGCATTTGAAAAGGTTGAACACTGTGAACAGGACATTGAAAGAGCAATGGATGACCTCAGTCTTTCTCCTAATGAGGGCAAAGGGGAGGGAGCAGGAAGTAATGACCAGACAACAGAGGGTGTAACGTCACTGGAAGGCCAAATGATTCCTCCCAGTGAGCAATCAGAACAAGACACCCAACTCTTCCTACCTGAGCCTTCTGAAACTTCAGGGCCATCCAAGGATAACGGTCATGGGGGTACAGAGACTCATAGTGAAGACCCAATACAAAGAGGAGCAAAAGAATCTACCAGAGACTCCGTGGAGCATTCTGGTTCTGATGACACATGGAGCACAACTGAGGAACGAAAGCGATGCTCTACTGCTCCTCACCTTAGATGGGCCAAGAACGTGGTGAGAGAGATCCTGGGTCCGAAGTCGGTGGACACAGAAAACACAAGAG ATAATGAAGAGGACAAATTATCTTTGACCTGGAGTGAAATGGATCTAAG GAAACTTGGGAGGACAAAAAAGAGGAATTCGAAATTCTTTA ACTCTCAGTTGTATCAGGAGTACAGCGAGGTGGTCCAGAACAGAGAGATCCTGCTGTCTCATTCTGATTCTCTATCAATAAGTTCATCTTCCTCTCCAAATCATTCCCCTAAGCTATCGCACAGACCTCTCCCACCCCTCCCTCCAGTCCTTCTACATCCCCACACTCTGACCCAAACCAACTCCATTAAAAGTCTAAATGTGCCTCAGCAGTCCATTAACAGACCCGCGTCCCCTCGCCTGTCCATCTCTGCTTTCTCACCCACACTGTGGCAGGATCTCCCAGGAGTGAGGAGCAGCCCAGAGTTGGAGGAACTTACTGAGGATGAGAGACGCCTGCAGGAG GTGAGGTTTGAGGTCGTGACCTCTGAAGCGTCATACTGCCGCAGTTTGGACATCGTAGTGGAGAACTTTGTCATGTCCAGTCAGCTCAACGTTATCCTGTCTTCACAAGACAAAAACTGGCTGTTCTCCAGGCTAAATGATGTTAGAGCCGTCAGTCACAG CTTTCTGTCTCAGCTGGAAGAAGCCGTGGAGAAGGACATTACGCGCTTTACCGTCTGCGACATCATTATCAAACACTGTCCACGATTCAAAAATGTGTATGTGCCATACCTTACCAACCAATCATATCAGGACAAGACGTATCAAAGACTGAT GGACGAGAGTCACGAATTCCGTCGAATTGTGGAAAAGTTGGAGCGTAACCCGGTTTGTCAACGACTGCCTCTGCGGTCTTTCCTCATTCTGCCATTTCAAAGAATCACACGCCTCAAATTGCTTGTGCAG AATATTGTAAAGAGAACCGCTCCAAAAACCAAGGATGAAACACAGGCAATTAAGGTGATGAAACTACTTGAGAAG ATGATCCAGGACAGTAATGAAAGTATCTCTCAAATGAAGAACATTGAGTCACTTGTGACCCTCAATGCCAAAGTTGACTTTGAATGCAGG ACACTTCCATTGATCAGTCAGTCCCGCAGACTGGTACGAGAGGGACCTGTGACTGAACTGAAAGACTTTTCTCTGAAAGACAGGGAAGAAGAGAGAAATGTTTATATGCACCTTTTCAATGACTATCTCCTGGTCTCTTTGCGGAAAGA AGGGGGTAGGTTTACAGTTATCGACCATGCGCCTGTGTCAGACCTGCGGGTTGAGAACTGCAGGTTCAAACTGCATTCCTTACAAAAAAACCTGTTCCGTCTGCACATGCGGCAAAAAGCCCTGCTCTTGCGGACAGATACCCA AGCCAATAAATTGCGCTGGATATCAGCACTCTCACGTCCTTATCCTGAGATTGACTTTGGTGCAGTTCAGG ACTTTTCACAAATGCAGTGCATCAGAGCATTTGTTGCCCAGCAACCAGATGAGCTAAGTTTAGAGAAAGCTGATGTTCTGTTAGTTCACCAGCAAAGTAGCGATG GCTGGGTGGAAGGAACTCGTCTGTCAGACAGACAACGTGGTTGGGCCCCTGAGTCTCATCTGGAGACAATAGTCAGTGACAAAACAAGAAAGCGCAACCTGCTGGACACCATGAAAATTCACATTGCTACAGTTGCAATGTGA
- the arhgef5 gene encoding trichohyalin isoform X1, with product MDKTQEKEMEPDTCDGIRDGERFPATRRRDGEIDWRERERRRNGDRRANGSSSVSEQAEYGDRDNERRKGDTFPRMTKPNRVRDRRIPLTDYERERHMGRPKDILYENEREKQRRRYRDMDMQSEREIARYREDLRKNEMRRPVKEEPDRPRERDKEFHSGMRDRRRESYPGVSDLSGTKEKDRDRERHRQRDREGRYYPRLMERETESFSDRERRTDKQREGERSKKRDTKSEGDSDGDRGKERKREDDATRRNKLYKSEGDSDAERRTDRVRERERRRERETERWRDKAIRERDYRETSYHDPKGENSERLRETDKPRDRMGDSKDKRMDRDAYLYTAERGRYRDGERIRERDRYSERAIEERERRRKEYKETGRSKMENSGELISGSDIENEKRRTMKENLEDRDRENTSEIDKERLKERTEEEREVRSTPREEEKSAAEEGVTKKPKSRIRKMWLEPRSERKESCLKEDTERDRARERYIQRYKESMTTGNEEEPERRKPSKSKSLEDKYRELERAGEFKRDVDVEREEKRMEGDMAYDKAAMESERQMERENVADNLEENDREELRRSNRCDDLENEEGSEGESDAEKNRMMSADDGFVTVSSGGDDAEEEDFEDCKEFWEGRVPEAVSGHPGTTEDRENAANEAPKGLLRVFCVIGQTHPTSQINENSYVHPSVEEAANQNSGHNMDNQGELSINEAFEKVEHCEQDIERAMDDLSLSPNEGKGEGAGSNDQTTEGVTSLEGQMIPPSEQSEQDTQLFLPEPSETSGPSKDNGHGGTETHSEDPIQRGAKESTRDSVEHSGSDDTWSTTEERKRCSTAPHLRWAKNVVREILGPKSVDTENTRGSVTHIDMQTNTQTEGEREMDKSRKEEEIIEGGEEQQGGMERELNENCDWLDPSSNQHTVPSEGEAEWKVEEVSKKKQSKEEVVLSSSSFRDLGNEVRMRRRGFRKSAEKTKEEEEDEEEEEEGVGRDRRTRIFNKSDNEEDKLSLTWSEMDLRKLGRTKKRNSKFFNSQLYQEYSEVVQNREILLSHSDSLSISSSSSPNHSPKLSHRPLPPLPPVLLHPHTLTQTNSIKSLNVPQQSINRPASPRLSISAFSPTLWQDLPGVRSSPELEELTEDERRLQEVRFEVVTSEASYCRSLDIVVENFVMSSQLNVILSSQDKNWLFSRLNDVRAVSHSFLSQLEEAVEKDITRFTVCDIIIKHCPRFKNVYVPYLTNQSYQDKTYQRLMDESHEFRRIVEKLERNPVCQRLPLRSFLILPFQRITRLKLLVQNIVKRTAPKTKDETQAIKVMKLLEKMIQDSNESISQMKNIESLVTLNAKVDFECRTLPLISQSRRLVREGPVTELKDFSLKDREEERNVYMHLFNDYLLVSLRKEGGRFTVIDHAPVSDLRVENCRFKLHSLQKNLFRLHMRQKALLLRTDTQANKLRWISALSRPYPEIDFGAVQDFSQMQCIRAFVAQQPDELSLEKADVLLVHQQSSDGWVEGTRLSDRQRGWAPESHLETIVSDKTRKRNLLDTMKIHIATVAM from the exons ATGGacaaaacacaagaaaaagAAATGGAGCCAGACACGTGTGATGGGATTAGGGATGGGGAGAGATTTCCTGCAACCCGAAGAAGAGATGGAGAGATTGactggagagaaagagagaggcgGAGAAATGGAGATCGACGTGCTAATGGAAGCTCATCGGTGTCAGAGCAGGCTGAGTATGGAGATCGAGACAATGAGAGGAGAAAAGGGGACACTTTTCCAAGGatgacaaaaccaaacagagTGAGAGACAGAAGGATACCACTTACAGACTATGAAAGAGAGCGTCACATGGGAAGACCGAAGGACATACTGTATGAAAATGAAAGAGAAAAGCAAAGGAGGAGATACAGAGACATGGACATGCAGAGTGAAAGAGAAATTGCAAGATACAGGGAAGATCTGAGGAAAAATGAAATGAGAAGGCCCGTAAAGGAGGAGCCAGATAGACCGAGGGAACGAGACAAGGAGTTTCACTCAGGAATGAGAGATAGAAGGAGAGAAAGTTATCCAGGGGTCAGTGACCTTTCAGGCACGAAGGAAAAAGACAGAGACCGAGAAAGACATCGACAAAGAGACAGAGAGGGCAGATATTATCCTCGGCTCatggaaagagagacagagagcttTTCAGACAGGGAAAGGAGGACTGATaaacagagagagggagagagatctAAGAAAAGAGATACAAAAAGCGAGGGAGACAGTGATGGAGACAGGGGtaaggaaagaaagagagaagatGATGCTACACGTAGAAACAAACTCTACAAGAGTGAAGGAGACAGTGATGCAGAGCGAAGGACAGACAGagttagagagagagagcgacgtagagagagagaaactgaaAGATGGCGAGACAAGGCAATAAGAGAAAGAGATTACCGAGAGACAAGTTATCATGATCCAAAAGGAGAAAATTCAGAACGACTCAGAGAGACAGATAAACCAAGAGATAGAATGGGAGACTCCAAAGACAAAAGAATGGACAGAGATGCTTACTTATACACAGCTGAAAGAGGAAGGTATAGAGATGGAGAAAGGATAAGAGAGAGGGATAGATATTCTGAAAGAGCGATTGAAGAGAGGGAGAGGCGGAGGAAAGAGTACAAAGAGACAGGGAGAAGTAAGATGGAGAATAGTGGAGAGCTGATTTCAGGAAGTGATATTGAGAATGAAAAAAGGAGGACAATGAAAGAGAACCTTGAggacagagacagagaaaacACATCTGAGATTGATAAAGAGAGACTGAAGGAAAGAACAGAGGAAGAGCGGGAAGTAAGGAGCACACCAAGGGAAGAAGAGAAGAGTGCTGCTGAGGAAGGAGTTACAAAGAAACCTAAGAGCAGGATAAGGAAAATGTGGCTGGAACCTCGAAGTGAGAGAAAAGAATCTTGTTTAAAAGaggacacagagagagacagagcaagagagaggTACATCCAAAGATACAAAGAAAGCATGACAACAGGAAATGAAGAAGAGCCTGAGAGAAGGAAACCAAGCAAGAGCAAAAGTCTTGAGGACAAGTATAGAGAACTTGAAAGGGCTGGGGAGTTCAAGAGGGATGTGGACGTAGAAAGGGAGGAGAAGCGGATGGAAGGGGACATGGCTTATGATAAAGCAGCCATGGAATCAGAGAGGCAGATGGAAAGAGAGAATGTCGCCGATAACTTGGAAGAGAATGACAGAGAGGAACTGAGAAGGAGTAATAGATGTGACGACTTGGAGAATGAGGAAGGAAGTGAGGGAGAATCGGACGCAGAGAAGAACAGAATGATGTCAGCAGATGATGGATTTGTAACGGTCTCCAGTGGAGGGGATGATGCGGAGGAAGAGGATTTTGAAGACTGCAAAGAATTCTGGGAAGGTCGAGTTCCCGAAGCTGTATCTGGACACCCAGGAACTACAGAGGACAGAGAAAATGCAGCAAATGAAGCTCCTAAAGGACTCCTAAGAGTCTTTTGTGTAATTGGTCAGACCCATCCCACGTCACAAATCAACGAGAATTCATATGTACACCCTTCTGTTGAAGAAGCAGCCAATCAAAATTCAGGTCATAACATGGACAATCAAGGTGAACTGAGCATAAATGAAGCATTTGAAAAGGTTGAACACTGTGAACAGGACATTGAAAGAGCAATGGATGACCTCAGTCTTTCTCCTAATGAGGGCAAAGGGGAGGGAGCAGGAAGTAATGACCAGACAACAGAGGGTGTAACGTCACTGGAAGGCCAAATGATTCCTCCCAGTGAGCAATCAGAACAAGACACCCAACTCTTCCTACCTGAGCCTTCTGAAACTTCAGGGCCATCCAAGGATAACGGTCATGGGGGTACAGAGACTCATAGTGAAGACCCAATACAAAGAGGAGCAAAAGAATCTACCAGAGACTCCGTGGAGCATTCTGGTTCTGATGACACATGGAGCACAACTGAGGAACGAAAGCGATGCTCTACTGCTCCTCACCTTAGATGGGCCAAGAACGTGGTGAGAGAGATCCTGGGTCCGAAGTCGGTGGACACAGAAAACACAAGAGGTAGTGTGACACACATAGACATGCAAACCAACACACAAACAGAGGGTGAGAGAGAAATGGACAAATCAAGGAAAGAGGAAGAAATAATAGAGGGAGGAGAAGAACAACAGGGAGGGATGGAGAGAGAGTTGAATGAGAACTGTGACTGGCTGGATCCTAGTTCTAACCAGCACACGGTTCCCTCAGAAGGAGAGGCAGAGTGGAAGGTAGAAGAAGTATCTAAGAAGAAACAGAGTAAAGAGGAAGTTGTTCTAAGCTCTAGTAGTTTTCGAGATTTGGGGAATGAGGTTCGCATGAGGAGGCGAGGGTTCCGAAAGTCAGCGGAGAAAAccaaagaagaggaagaggatgaggaagaagaagaagagggagTTGGAAGGGACCGCAGGACAAGAATATTCAACAAATCAG ATAATGAAGAGGACAAATTATCTTTGACCTGGAGTGAAATGGATCTAAG GAAACTTGGGAGGACAAAAAAGAGGAATTCGAAATTCTTTA ACTCTCAGTTGTATCAGGAGTACAGCGAGGTGGTCCAGAACAGAGAGATCCTGCTGTCTCATTCTGATTCTCTATCAATAAGTTCATCTTCCTCTCCAAATCATTCCCCTAAGCTATCGCACAGACCTCTCCCACCCCTCCCTCCAGTCCTTCTACATCCCCACACTCTGACCCAAACCAACTCCATTAAAAGTCTAAATGTGCCTCAGCAGTCCATTAACAGACCCGCGTCCCCTCGCCTGTCCATCTCTGCTTTCTCACCCACACTGTGGCAGGATCTCCCAGGAGTGAGGAGCAGCCCAGAGTTGGAGGAACTTACTGAGGATGAGAGACGCCTGCAGGAG GTGAGGTTTGAGGTCGTGACCTCTGAAGCGTCATACTGCCGCAGTTTGGACATCGTAGTGGAGAACTTTGTCATGTCCAGTCAGCTCAACGTTATCCTGTCTTCACAAGACAAAAACTGGCTGTTCTCCAGGCTAAATGATGTTAGAGCCGTCAGTCACAG CTTTCTGTCTCAGCTGGAAGAAGCCGTGGAGAAGGACATTACGCGCTTTACCGTCTGCGACATCATTATCAAACACTGTCCACGATTCAAAAATGTGTATGTGCCATACCTTACCAACCAATCATATCAGGACAAGACGTATCAAAGACTGAT GGACGAGAGTCACGAATTCCGTCGAATTGTGGAAAAGTTGGAGCGTAACCCGGTTTGTCAACGACTGCCTCTGCGGTCTTTCCTCATTCTGCCATTTCAAAGAATCACACGCCTCAAATTGCTTGTGCAG AATATTGTAAAGAGAACCGCTCCAAAAACCAAGGATGAAACACAGGCAATTAAGGTGATGAAACTACTTGAGAAG ATGATCCAGGACAGTAATGAAAGTATCTCTCAAATGAAGAACATTGAGTCACTTGTGACCCTCAATGCCAAAGTTGACTTTGAATGCAGG ACACTTCCATTGATCAGTCAGTCCCGCAGACTGGTACGAGAGGGACCTGTGACTGAACTGAAAGACTTTTCTCTGAAAGACAGGGAAGAAGAGAGAAATGTTTATATGCACCTTTTCAATGACTATCTCCTGGTCTCTTTGCGGAAAGA AGGGGGTAGGTTTACAGTTATCGACCATGCGCCTGTGTCAGACCTGCGGGTTGAGAACTGCAGGTTCAAACTGCATTCCTTACAAAAAAACCTGTTCCGTCTGCACATGCGGCAAAAAGCCCTGCTCTTGCGGACAGATACCCA AGCCAATAAATTGCGCTGGATATCAGCACTCTCACGTCCTTATCCTGAGATTGACTTTGGTGCAGTTCAGG ACTTTTCACAAATGCAGTGCATCAGAGCATTTGTTGCCCAGCAACCAGATGAGCTAAGTTTAGAGAAAGCTGATGTTCTGTTAGTTCACCAGCAAAGTAGCGATG GCTGGGTGGAAGGAACTCGTCTGTCAGACAGACAACGTGGTTGGGCCCCTGAGTCTCATCTGGAGACAATAGTCAGTGACAAAACAAGAAAGCGCAACCTGCTGGACACCATGAAAATTCACATTGCTACAGTTGCAATGTGA